In Silene latifolia isolate original U9 population chromosome X, ASM4854445v1, whole genome shotgun sequence, the following proteins share a genomic window:
- the LOC141618763 gene encoding uncharacterized protein LOC141618763, with product MKDRSHDTLVSVLELVVAYEPGLYDHSLVLVQISQEKKVVKRFSFLNSWVGHPDYLQTIKAAWITPLQGSPMYCFFQKLKSVKHALTHFHKQHFSNISQRVQSAKNALVECQQKLASNPFCDILIQEERFLIPDYTKLKDHEFSILSQRAKIKDIQDSDCSCKYFFAKISERTQQQVIGGIHDHHGKLHMGFSSFSNAFNQYYEDLLGHSPPTTPLDTDFISTGAVVTSFDRHSLIREISPTEIRDALFSMDSNSSPAIDGF from the exons ATGAAGGATCGGAGTCATGACACATTAGTAAGCGTGTTGGAACTAGTGGTTGCATAT GAGCCTGGTCTATATGATCACTCTCTTGTTCTAGTCCAAATTTCTCAGGAAAAAAAAGTTGTTAAGAGATTTAGTTTTCTTAATAGTTGGGTTGGCCATCCTGACTATTTACAAACTATAAAGGCAGCTTGGATTACTCCTTTGCAGGGTAGTCCTATGTACTGTTTCTTTCAGAAATTAAAAAGTGTTAAGCATGCTCTTACCCATTTTCATAAGCAACATTTCAGCAATATTTCTCAAAGAGTTCAGTCTGCTAAGAATGCCTTGGTGGAGTGTCAACAAAAACTTGCTTCCAATCCTTTCTGTGATATTCTTATTCAGGAGGAAAGGTTCTTAATTCCTGATTATACCAAGCTTAAAGATCATGAATTTTCAATTCTTTCTCAGAGGGCTAAAATAAAGGATATCCAGGACTCTGATTGTAGTTGTAAGTATTTTTTTGCAAAAATTTCTGAGAGAACTCAACAGCAGGTTATTGGTGGAATTCATGATCACCATGGCAAGCTTCATATGGGGTTTTCTTCTTTTAGTAATGCTTTTAATCAGTATTATGAGGATCTGTTGGGGCATAGCCCTCCCACTACCCCCTTAGATACTGATTTTATCTCTACTGGTGCTGTGGTTACTTCTTTTGATAGGCACTCCCTGATTAGAGAGATTTCTCCTACTGAAATCAGAGATGCCCTTTTCAGTATGGATTCTAATAGTAGTCCTGCTATTGATGGATTTTAA